The following are encoded together in the Bacillus sp. V2I10 genome:
- the ileS gene encoding isoleucine--tRNA ligase: MEYKDTLLMPKTEFPMRGNLPNREPQMQEKWEEMNIYQKVQERTKDRPMFILHDGPPYANGDIHMGHALNKVLKDFIVRYKSMTGYNAPYVPGWDTHGLPIETALTKNKKVNRKELSVAEFRKLCAEYAWEQINNQREQFKRLGVRGDWENPYVTLNPEYEAQQIKVFGEMAKKGYIYKGLKPVYWSPSSESALAEAEIEYYDKRSASIYVAFTVTEGNDVLNGGEKIVIWTTTPWTIPANLGIAVHPELEYSVVSVKDDSLIVASALLETVAKELEWETYTVSKTLKGAQLEKVVAKHPFYDRESLVVLGEHVTTEAGTGCVHTAPGHGEDDFIVGQKYGLGVLCPVDEKGHMTNEAPGFEGMFYDAANKPITEKLDEAGALLKLSFITHSYPHDWRTKKPTIFRATAQWFASIKDFREELLTAVKETKWVPAWGETRLFNMVRDRGDWCISRQRAWGVPIPVFYAENGEPIITDETINHVSGLFREHGSNVWFERETKDLLPEGFKHEGSPNGLFTKEQDIMDVWFDSGSSHQAVLLERDDLQRSADLYLEGSDQYRGWFNSSLSTAVAVTGKAPYKGVLSHGFALDGEGRKMSKSLGNVVLPSKVMNQLGGDILRLWVASVDFQADVRVSDNILKQVAEVYRKIRNTFRFLLGNLADFNPAKDALSYEELRDVDRYMLVKLNKLTDKVKKSYEEYEFAAIFHAVHNFCTIELSSFYLDFAKDVLYIEAPDNKERRAIQTVLHETLLSLVKLVTPILPHTADEVWTHINSVTEESVQLVDMPEVKTLENADALEEKWDAFMELRDDVLKALEVARNEKVIGKSLTASIELYVDAETKQLLDSVEENLKQLFIVSGFKLAGDYDAAPEEAHVFDHVKIAVKPAEGETCERCWVVTTDVGSNENHKTLCGRCAAIVDENYTTA; encoded by the coding sequence ATGGAGTATAAAGATACACTGTTAATGCCAAAAACTGAATTTCCAATGCGCGGGAACTTGCCGAACCGCGAACCTCAAATGCAGGAAAAATGGGAAGAAATGAACATTTATCAAAAAGTGCAGGAGCGTACGAAAGATCGTCCAATGTTTATTCTGCATGATGGACCTCCATATGCAAATGGGGATATTCATATGGGGCATGCTTTAAACAAAGTGCTGAAAGATTTTATTGTCCGCTATAAATCAATGACGGGCTATAACGCACCATATGTGCCGGGCTGGGATACACACGGTCTTCCGATTGAAACAGCTTTAACTAAAAACAAAAAAGTAAACCGAAAAGAATTAAGTGTTGCTGAATTCCGCAAGCTTTGTGCTGAGTATGCATGGGAGCAAATCAATAACCAGCGTGAACAGTTCAAGCGACTGGGAGTTAGGGGAGACTGGGAAAATCCATATGTGACATTAAACCCTGAATATGAAGCACAGCAAATCAAAGTATTCGGTGAAATGGCGAAAAAAGGCTATATCTATAAAGGTCTTAAACCTGTTTATTGGTCTCCTTCAAGTGAATCTGCTTTAGCAGAAGCAGAAATCGAATATTATGATAAGCGATCTGCTTCCATTTATGTTGCATTTACTGTTACTGAAGGAAATGACGTATTAAACGGCGGAGAAAAAATCGTTATTTGGACGACAACTCCTTGGACGATTCCTGCAAATCTTGGTATTGCCGTACATCCTGAGCTTGAATACAGTGTTGTATCTGTAAAAGACGATTCTCTCATCGTGGCATCTGCTCTTTTGGAGACTGTTGCGAAAGAACTTGAGTGGGAAACTTACACTGTTTCAAAAACACTTAAAGGCGCTCAGCTTGAAAAAGTGGTTGCGAAACATCCTTTTTATGACCGCGAATCGCTTGTTGTTCTTGGAGAGCATGTCACAACAGAGGCTGGTACGGGTTGTGTACACACTGCTCCTGGACATGGGGAAGATGACTTTATTGTCGGTCAAAAATATGGACTTGGCGTTCTTTGCCCAGTTGATGAAAAAGGCCATATGACGAATGAAGCACCAGGCTTTGAAGGTATGTTTTATGATGCAGCAAATAAACCAATTACAGAAAAGCTTGATGAAGCAGGCGCTTTACTGAAATTATCGTTTATTACGCATTCTTATCCTCATGACTGGAGAACAAAAAAACCAACAATCTTTAGAGCAACGGCTCAGTGGTTTGCATCTATTAAAGACTTCCGTGAAGAGCTATTAACTGCTGTTAAAGAAACAAAATGGGTTCCAGCATGGGGAGAAACAAGATTATTCAATATGGTCCGCGACCGCGGAGACTGGTGTATTTCAAGACAGCGTGCGTGGGGAGTTCCAATTCCGGTTTTCTATGCTGAGAATGGAGAACCAATCATTACAGATGAAACGATCAATCATGTTTCAGGCTTGTTCCGTGAACATGGTTCCAATGTTTGGTTTGAACGTGAAACAAAAGATCTGCTTCCTGAAGGATTTAAACATGAAGGAAGCCCAAATGGATTGTTCACAAAAGAACAGGACATTATGGATGTATGGTTTGATTCAGGTTCATCCCATCAGGCTGTCTTATTAGAAAGAGATGACCTGCAGCGTTCGGCAGATCTTTATTTAGAAGGATCTGATCAATACCGCGGGTGGTTTAACTCTTCCTTATCAACAGCAGTTGCTGTAACTGGTAAAGCTCCATACAAAGGAGTGCTGAGCCATGGATTTGCTCTTGACGGTGAAGGACGCAAAATGAGTAAATCTTTAGGAAACGTCGTACTGCCTTCAAAAGTCATGAACCAGCTTGGTGGAGACATCCTTCGTCTATGGGTAGCATCTGTTGATTTCCAGGCAGACGTAAGAGTTTCTGATAATATCTTAAAGCAAGTTGCTGAAGTATACAGAAAAATCCGCAACACATTCCGTTTCCTGCTTGGAAACCTTGCAGATTTTAATCCGGCAAAAGACGCCTTGTCATATGAGGAGCTGCGTGATGTAGATCGTTATATGCTTGTAAAGCTGAATAAACTAACAGATAAAGTGAAAAAATCCTATGAAGAATATGAGTTTGCAGCGATTTTCCATGCGGTTCATAACTTCTGTACGATTGAACTTAGCTCATTTTATCTTGATTTCGCAAAAGATGTTCTGTACATTGAAGCACCAGATAATAAAGAGCGCCGTGCTATTCAAACTGTTTTGCACGAAACGCTTCTTTCTTTAGTGAAGTTAGTAACACCAATCCTTCCTCACACTGCCGACGAAGTTTGGACACATATTAATTCTGTAACAGAAGAAAGTGTTCAGCTTGTTGATATGCCGGAAGTGAAGACCCTTGAAAATGCAGATGCATTAGAAGAAAAATGGGATGCTTTCATGGAACTTCGTGATGATGTACTGAAGGCACTTGAAGTGGCAAGAAACGAAAAAGTAATCGGCAAGTCATTAACAGCAAGCATTGAACTTTATGTTGATGCTGAAACGAAGCAATTGCTTGATTCAGTTGAAGAAAACCTCAAGCAGCTGTTTATCGTATCAGGCTTTAAGCTTGCAGGTGACTATGACGCAGCACCGGAAGAGGCTCATGTAT
- a CDS encoding DivIVA domain-containing protein: protein MPLTPLDIHNKEFNKGFRGYDEDEVNEFLDQVIKDYEMAIRERKELESKVGELTEKLGHFANIEETLNKSILVAQEAAEEVRRHAQKEAKLIVKEAEKNADRIINESLSKSRKIAVEIEELKKQSKVFRTRFQMLIEAQLDLLKNDDWDHLLEYEVEALYEEREESKV from the coding sequence GTGCCCTTAACACCGTTAGATATTCATAACAAAGAATTCAACAAAGGCTTCCGCGGCTATGATGAAGATGAAGTGAACGAATTCCTTGATCAAGTGATAAAAGATTATGAAATGGCGATTCGCGAACGCAAAGAACTTGAATCAAAAGTCGGCGAATTGACTGAGAAGCTTGGTCATTTTGCAAACATTGAAGAAACTCTTAACAAATCGATTCTAGTTGCTCAGGAAGCAGCTGAAGAGGTTCGCCGCCACGCTCAAAAAGAAGCGAAATTAATTGTAAAAGAAGCAGAAAAGAACGCAGACCGCATCATTAATGAATCACTGTCTAAATCAAGAAAAATTGCAGTTGAGATTGAAGAACTCAAAAAGCAGTCTAAGGTTTTCCGCACTAGGTTCCAAATGCTGATTGAAGCACAGCTTGATCTTCTTAAAAATGACGACTGGGATCATTTATTAGAGTATGAAGTAGAAGCTCTTTACGAAGAACGCGAAGAATCTAAAGTGTAA
- a CDS encoding RNA-binding protein, protein MNHVYQHFRQEERHFIDQVMEWKENVLNFYSPKLTDFLDPREQEMVQAVVGSNGEINVMFSGDDMERKRALLYPDYFTPSLDDFQLSLIEIQYPVKFISLEHRHILGSLMSLGLKRSKFGDLLFFGERIQLVAAKEVEDFILMNVTEIGRAKVSLRKLDWSLRIPHHEEIQELSATVSSLRLDAVAASIYNVSRQKIGMLIQNGHVKVNWKVTEQTSFECREGDTFSVRGFGRSKLLSIDGRTKKDKWKLTIGKQK, encoded by the coding sequence GTGAACCATGTTTATCAGCATTTTAGACAGGAAGAGCGTCATTTCATTGATCAGGTGATGGAGTGGAAAGAAAATGTTCTGAATTTTTACAGTCCTAAACTGACTGACTTTCTTGATCCGAGAGAGCAGGAAATGGTTCAGGCTGTTGTCGGTTCAAACGGGGAAATAAATGTCATGTTTTCAGGTGATGACATGGAGAGAAAGCGTGCTCTTCTTTACCCTGATTACTTTACACCTTCCTTGGATGATTTTCAGTTATCATTGATTGAAATTCAATATCCAGTTAAATTTATCTCTCTTGAGCATCGCCATATTTTAGGATCACTTATGTCTCTTGGATTAAAACGGTCTAAATTTGGAGATCTTTTGTTCTTCGGTGAGCGGATTCAGCTTGTGGCAGCAAAAGAGGTTGAGGATTTTATTTTAATGAATGTAACCGAAATCGGCAGAGCAAAGGTTTCCCTTCGGAAGCTTGACTGGAGCCTGCGAATTCCGCATCATGAAGAAATTCAAGAGCTGTCTGCAACTGTCAGCTCATTAAGATTAGATGCTGTTGCAGCTTCTATTTATAATGTTTCCAGACAAAAAATCGGCATGCTCATTCAGAATGGACATGTAAAAGTAAACTGGAAAGTCACCGAGCAGACTTCCTTTGAATGCCGCGAGGGAGACACCTTTTCTGTCAGAGGTTTTGGGAGATCCAAGCTTTTGTCGATTGACGGCAGAACAAAGAAGGATAAATGGAAGCTGACTATTGGAAAACAAAAATAA
- a CDS encoding YggT family protein — MGIVADVLFTLLQIYSYAIIIYILLSWFPNARESGFGQFLAKIVEPYLEPFRRFIPPLGMIDISPIVALLALRFAGYGLNSIFSMIG, encoded by the coding sequence ATGGGTATAGTAGCTGATGTATTATTTACATTATTGCAGATTTATTCGTACGCGATTATTATTTACATTCTGCTTTCCTGGTTTCCAAATGCAAGAGAAAGCGGTTTTGGCCAATTTTTAGCTAAGATTGTCGAACCTTATCTGGAACCATTCCGCAGATTCATTCCGCCGCTTGGAATGATTGATATTTCCCCGATTGTGGCGCTTCTTGCCCTAAGATTTGCGGGATATGGGCTGAATTCAATTTTCAGCATGATTGGATAA
- a CDS encoding cell division protein SepF has protein sequence MSIKNKFKSFFALDDEEYEYVEQDRYQEDDFEDEQPFAAKPQTKQNVVSLQSVQKSSKVVLCEPRVYAEAQDVADQLKNRRAVVVNLQRIQHDQAKRIVDFLSGTVYAIGGDIQKIGANIFLCTPDNVDVAGSISEIVTEEDQRW, from the coding sequence TTGAGTATTAAAAATAAGTTTAAAAGCTTTTTTGCCTTGGATGATGAAGAGTATGAATACGTTGAACAAGACCGTTATCAGGAAGATGACTTTGAAGATGAGCAGCCGTTTGCCGCAAAACCGCAGACTAAACAGAATGTTGTAAGTTTGCAAAGTGTTCAAAAATCATCTAAAGTGGTTTTATGCGAGCCTCGAGTTTATGCTGAAGCTCAGGATGTAGCCGATCAGCTAAAAAACCGGAGAGCGGTTGTAGTGAATCTCCAGCGTATTCAGCATGATCAGGCAAAACGGATTGTAGACTTTTTAAGCGGAACTGTGTACGCTATAGGAGGAGACATTCAAAAAATAGGAGCAAATATTTTTCTTTGCACTCCTGATAATGTGGATGTCGCAGGATCTATATCTGAAATTGTAACTGAAGAAGATCAGAGGTGGTAA
- a CDS encoding YggS family pyridoxal phosphate-dependent enzyme, whose amino-acid sequence MSVAYNLNEINARIENTCSKIGRNPNEIQIIAVTKYVDIDRAKEALSAGISHLGENRNEGLSEKYTAIGSEAKWHFIGTLQTRKVKDIIGKADYIHSLDRISLAKEISKRADNKIDCFIQVNTSGEESKHGMAPNEVLPFVNELGSFPYINVAGLMTMAPHTDDTTVLRQSFSRLRGLSEEVRALNLPYAPCKELSMGMSNDFEIAIEEGATFIRIGSALVG is encoded by the coding sequence ATGAGTGTAGCATACAACTTAAATGAAATTAATGCCCGAATTGAAAATACATGTTCAAAAATAGGACGAAATCCTAATGAAATTCAAATCATTGCAGTTACAAAATATGTAGATATAGATCGTGCAAAAGAAGCGTTAAGTGCTGGCATAAGTCATCTGGGAGAAAACAGGAATGAAGGGCTCAGCGAAAAATATACAGCAATTGGATCAGAGGCAAAATGGCACTTTATCGGAACACTGCAGACCAGAAAAGTGAAGGATATCATCGGGAAAGCAGATTATATTCATTCCCTTGACAGAATTTCACTGGCAAAAGAAATCAGCAAACGTGCCGATAATAAAATAGATTGCTTTATCCAGGTAAATACATCAGGCGAAGAATCTAAGCATGGTATGGCTCCAAATGAGGTTTTGCCATTTGTTAATGAACTCGGCAGCTTTCCATACATAAACGTAGCAGGATTAATGACAATGGCTCCTCATACAGACGATACAACTGTTTTAAGGCAATCATTCTCCAGATTAAGGGGGTTAAGCGAAGAAGTAAGAGCGCTTAACTTGCCTTATGCCCCGTGCAAAGAGCTTTCAATGGGCATGTCGAATGATTTCGAGATTGCGATTGAAGAAGGCGCAACCTTCATACGTATAGGCTCTGCCCTGGTAGGATAA